AGCAATGTTATTGGTAAAATATTAattgatgaaggagcaaggatacactccgaaacgtcatgttattcataaagaagttgacatccataaatctttctTTCCTTATGAATTCCACTCCTAAATGTCCTTTAAACACCGGGGTCATAGTTTCGACATGCATATGTACTCATTGCATTAGGTATGATGGTTATTTGATAAACAACTATATATATTAATTAATGTTAATGGGTTAGTTTCCGAAGTACACATATTCAAATGAGAAAATATTCCAGAAGCTCCCAATGGAAAAATATCCTTGGAAAACAAACTAGAATACTGGAAAGAATCGAAAAGGGGATTAAACATTATATAACACAAGTGCCTATTATATAACGATGCTGCTGAGAGAATATAAAAGGAAACGGGGTGTTtctcttacactggacatcaaTGGCGATGGGACTGTAGACTGATCCTACTGTGTTGGTGGCAATGCACGTGTACTCTCCTCCCTGTCTTCTGCTGATGTTTCTCCTGTCAAAGACAGACTGTGTTGTGAAGGTGGACCCTCTCCTCGTCCATCTATAGATGGTCCATGAAGGGTTGCCTTCTACTGTGTAATCGCTACAGTCCAATTTCACACGGGAGAATTCAGTGATGGAGAAGACGGACGGGAGACCAGAAATGAGAGGAGCATCTGTGTATGATAACAGTTATATTGTACAATTGTGTGTGCTTGAGAATTTGcgaatgtatgtgtacatgtgagtGTGACGATGCAGAAAATTCACGATACAATACGTGATCGCGATATCTTTGCACCATAAGATTCGGTGCATATCACGATTGgctatctttagttattttcttttaCAAAATTAATTTATGACCGTAGGTAACAGTGTAAACTCCGATATAACCGTCAGTTTCTCGTGAAAATTCACGCTTTTAAGATCAGCAATTCATATCAAGATACAAAAAAATATCCATATATTAATTGTCCGATGAAGAATCATTACGATGATCGATGCTACGATATAACGTAACAGCTGTAGTGTGTATCATTTCGGAAAGAAATTTGATGACTCGGGTAAATGCTACTATGTACAAGTCTTCAATTTTATACATTTCCGTAATTCATTAAACTTCAAAAGGCAATATCAGTCTTGAATATCTATGGCCTATTGTAGGTCTGTGTGTAGACATCTTTGCCGGAACCATCGTGGAGAATATAGAATTTATATCCGGCCTTTTTAGCAGTGAAGAGTAGATGAACAGACCTCTAAAAGTCTGTAATGACACGGGGTGATCGCTGTAAGGATAGGCTTACCTGCCCTGCCCGTGACAATACCCTGCGTTAACTTGAATGCCATCCCCAATGCAGTGTCATGAAGCAGTGTTATAAGTTGCATTGTCTGGCAGAAAACCTTTCACAACAGTTTGGACAGATTGGGCACTGTACTAATAATGTACAGGTTTCCAGTTTAGCACAAGTTGTCCATTATAATTCTTCTACAACTGTGAATTTTGAAATTCATGAATTTTTATTTAATAACAAAAACGTTATTTAACAAACTACCATTACAACATTGACCCAATTCACTGTTTGCTACGAGGGAGGAGTACAGAGAGAGGAACAGCCAGATGTGCTGCTGATTCATTTATATGTGCTCGCTATTAAGTCAGAGTGTAACTCACACTGGACATCGACAGTCACTGTAGCAGATACAGAGCCTAGTGTATTGGTGACATGGCATGTGTAGTTGCCTCCCTGCCTCCTCTGGATATGTCTTCTCATTAGCACGGACCCATCACTGACAATCGTCTCACCGAATGTCCATTTGTAGGCAGGTGTTGTTGAGTTACCAGTGACGGTGTAGGTGCTGCAGTCTATCATGAGACTGGAATGCTCTTTCATGTGTATGACGGGTGGAAGACCGGTTACTGAAGGTGCACCGGCTACTGCAAGTGTAGTATCATCACTTGTATTCATACAGTTAAGGTGGTCAATGGTACTGTCGAGTAATCACTGCGGtctaatatatgtatatataactgAAAACAATGACACGAACTGTATAAAATTACTTTTAAGAAATTCCATGTAGCTTTATCCccgtttttatttattttatttatttattttttctgttCACTGTATGATTTGTTTATTGAAAATGGGCGTTATATTAACGCTGCTCATTTGTACATTGTTTATATAAATGTAGTCTCGGCCTAGGACGTTTTAAGTACCGAATAGAGATTGGAGTGATTGAAGGCATTGCGAAGTCAAGATTTGGAACACAAATATCCAGTGAGAAATCTCCCAAATACTGGCATAGGGACAATGATTCTACACAAGGCATACCTTTATCCCACACAGCCTTGAATCCTCTGTCGCTTCCGTATTCATCAGTTGTAAAGACCACACGTAGAGATGTCGAGGGCTGGAGGACGTGCCCAGCGTTGTCACCTGACAGTGACGCCATGAGCTCCTCACTGCCATTGTACACCTTCAGGTAGCAAAGAGGTACATGACCATTAGGTGTTGATTGATTGTTGTGTaggagtcagcaatattccagttatatagcgGTTGTCAGTAAATAACCGAATCTGGACCAGTCATCAACAGCGCGGGCATCGTTCTAGACAGTTCAATAcggtgatatgtgtcaaccaagtcagcgagcctgatcacccgatcccgttagtcgcctcttacgacaagcatgggttaccagATCTAACTCCATCTTCACGGGTGTATATACAAGGGAACAACACAAACTAAACATATCACATCACAAGAAACTACACGCAAGCCCCAAGGTAAAGAGAAACATATTCACACTACCTTCACATAATCATGTCCACTCTCTGTGCTGAAGTCTTGGAAGGACAGTACGACCAGGGAGGAAGCGACGTCAACAGTGTATGTGCAGGTAATGTTGTCTGTGTAGTTGCTGGGATAATTGGGGGAGGTGAAAGAACCGGATGTGCTGGTGTACCTGCCACCACATTCTGGAACGATAAACACTTTAAGGTAATATCAAACTAGTCGGCTTCAGGTGATGTTGGGGATTAATGGGGATTAACGTCGCGCTCGTGTGCGTCTGCGTGTTATGTGTATGTTTAACTGATCCAGACTGTTAACACTGAGGCATCACGTGGATACCCAACAGATAGTGTACAATGAttcatattattatatttcGATAACAGCCACTTCCCCTCCAATGATTTACTGGGCGGTAGGATTGCCAAGGGTAGGGGTAAAACGTTtgcacgtcacgccgaagacccgggttcgattccgcacgtcggtacattgtgtgaagtccattgctggtgtccccactacgtgatattgttggaacattgctaaaagcggtttaaaaccaaactcactcgctcactccacTGATCTACCCACCTGAACATGATATTTAGCAGACAAGTGAGaccaaattattttttttcatatttagatcTGTCCGTAAAGATTCAGAGTGACGATAACCCTCCACAAGGTTGTGTGACAAAGGAATCATTTCAGCTTTCCAATAGCCAGCTTTCCTTTCACGCCGAGCAATATTCACGGGTCTTAGCGTCGAGCTTACACTTTCCACTAAGGTTTCAGATAGCAGCTTGAAGTTGTTAAATTAACGTGACAACATATCCAAGGCCTCTATGAACctttcaaaacgttttatggTAGATATGTATAGACCCTTAGACGCTTAGAGTGTGATTACTATAGAGCTTCAAGTGAAGAGTTACGTCTTTCGccgcatttaacaatattcgtgtcaccagaaatggcttcacacattgtgtccatgtggggaatcgcacAAAggcctcctgagagggtacataagtcaaTTTAGCCTCACCAcacttttaatcgtagaatattgtcattttaatgctGGCTAAACCTCAGCACAATGGTCAgcaactgaagggatgatgtgtATCCatctaggatccatgcaggtggCGAGCGTacttaagtccccatggacccaagtatggtgatcaacTTTCAGTTggtggcgatctatagcctgttttcatatagtattgtccaaatagtgctactaGGTTTTTTCACACTAGTTTTATctgtaattgtgatattctagttgtttttctCTCCTTtggtgacaggtttttatgacaTGTTCTTCCATTTCAACGtcaaatatgttctcgtcacgatatgactgaaatattgcagatgtgacgttaaatactaactcatccactcactcgaACGCAGGCattcgacgtgacgagcaaacgcttaaaccactgggcttccccaccgccccttgaACTTAAACACACTGCAGGGATCGCCATGTTCTTTATAAAGTAAGCAAATATCTTCTCCCGCATCTCAAAAACACTGAGTGTTATGATATCATGTCTCACCTTCAGAAGCATGGGGTGTTTTGATCAGCGCATGCTGCACAATGCAGAATACGATCAATGTCCAATAAGTCTCCATCTTGTTACACATGGATAAAGTGCGTCACGATATGCATTGTGTTGTCCATTAAAGATGTCGTCTTGGTCTGTGAAGTGCGTCCATGCCACAGTACTTCAGAGTCAAGTGTTCGCTGAGTGCCTCTGAGGGCGAAACTTAATTTCACTAAATGCTTGTCTCAAGTTTGACAATACCCATTGTCAATGGTTTCAAATTACTATCACGATTTGTGTTGAAGTGATATAAAGTCGTGTACATGTATCCGTTATCGTGCTACCAGCATTCACTTCAGTTCTGTCAGTGAACATAGATATTTGCTTATATATTACGTCCGTGTTGGACAGTCTCAGTCTAATGATGAGTAACGGACGTTGTGACAGGAAGCAGCCACTTGTCGAGGACAGTGTGAGTTCATGACATGTGCGTGAATGACAAATGCTTGTGACATGTCGTTAGTGTGGTGAggtgtaaatatgtacattttgttggACACATTGAAAGTTTTAGCTAAGCCTTTTGTAAAACATAAGTCATGCCTTCCTGGGTGAGTGATCATGAAGAAACCTACCTGGGTGAGTGATCATGAAGAAACCTGTTAAGCGTATCTTCGGGTATACCTTTTAGTCATCTAAACCTGTGAGGAACG
The window above is part of the Haliotis asinina isolate JCU_RB_2024 chromosome 1, JCU_Hal_asi_v2, whole genome shotgun sequence genome. Proteins encoded here:
- the LOC137289649 gene encoding kin of IRRE-like protein 3, translated to MCNKMETYWTLIVFCIVQHALIKTPHASEECGGRYTSTSGSFTSPNYPSNYTDNITCTYTVDVASSLVVLSFQDFSTESGHDYVKVYNGSEELMASLSGDNAGHVLQPSTSLRVVFTTDEYGSDRGFKAVWDKVAGAPSVTGLPPVIHMKEHSSLMIDCSTYTVTGNSTTPAYKWTFGETIVSDGSVLMRRHIQRRQGGNYTCHVTNTLGSVSATVTVDVQYAPLISGLPSVFSITEFSRVKLDCSDYTVEGNPSWTIYRWTRRGSTFTTQSVFDRRNISRRQGGEYTCIATNTVGSVYSPIAIDVQYAPSTSSPPSTYPVKESSLMRICCRRHISPGNPSITTYRWTHAGSIVSTRDRLNIPSIRRSQGGEYTCTASNRVGSASVLVRFDVQSPPSAPTDFQVVAVTSTTVSLQWISNYNGGANQTFTLQYKPPQHSHWTTWRDGIQDPGRNIQVREDVPILTSTKGCQFKLLSSNIYGDGESVILTSTMFSSGTPETVLGLGTGLGACVVVIAIIVVRILQQRRTKAKEKPNNIQMAMQMSCSQLELGEETNREEQIHTKTREHCLNSNVKGPVYVTTL